TGCAGTGTGACTCTTACCTATGCTTGAAGATCCCTGACTCACGCTGAGGTTGCATATGGCTATTCCATGCTTATCCAGACCACTACCAGGAGCCACCGTGCAGCCTTCCCTAACTCCATCTCTTCCTCTTAGGCCTTCTCATTCATAGTCATCCCTGATCTCCTGGACAGCAGGCTCCACTATTGTCTCACGGAGCACCTTTGGCCTGCATTGAACGTGTTCTATATCTGGGCAAGGGCCATTAAaatccagggctgtcaatcctgCATCAAATCCTATTCTCATACACACAAAGTGCTACTCTGGAACAGAAGGGTGGATTTAGCTACCCTGACAATCCCTTCAGATTTCCCTCAGTTGACTGGGGGTGCTAATGTAATATACATACAGAAAGTTTGTGTGCAGTTCTGTGTTTGATAGAGGCATGTAATTCACATTGGCTAACAGAATTTaacccagagagccatagagcaTCACCCCCTGTGGTTAGTCCACTGATTAATCTCTTCCCCTTTAGGAAGGACAAGTGTGTGGTGGACAACTCCAGTTACATTTCAGTCATCTGGGACAATTTTACAATGATCCTGCACGGTAAGAATCCAGAGATGCTAAGGAGAAAAGCACAAATGTCCAGTGCATCCTATTGGGAAGGGTGGATTGAGTTGTGGTTGGAGAGGTAGGAAGGTTTTTGTCCTACATTTCACTTTCTCATTTCTACCACACATTTATCTGGTCCCACAGCAGAGTTGCATAACTAATCTGAATCCAGAGGTCAGCTTCCCCCACTTGGCAAGGAATAATTTCCTCTCCTCGTGGGCAATTCTTTGCAACATTCTCATTACAGTGATAGAAGGATTTGTCTGTATCAGGTCATTTCTGTAGCCAGTAGTGGCCTCCATATGCAACAAACACACAGAACTGCCAAAGCTGATCATTCTGCTACAGCTAACACTAGTTTCCAAAAGGGTTTAGCCTGCAGGCGTGAAGGGGTCAGCACAGAGACATAGGTCTGCCAAGCCACATCTAGGTCCGTATGAGATGAGTTTTTTATACCTATACACAGTACCGCCAAATCACAGAATACAGTCAAATGTCCTTGTAGGTTTATATTACACTTCTCCTGAGATTTTGGACCGAATACTCTAACCACCCCTTGTGCCTGTTCTCCTGAAGGGCCAAACGAAACTGGCATAGCACAACTTATCAAGAGCCGCTCCGAAGACACTATGACACTATACCACATTGATGGGACCCACAAAGGGTTATCGATCTCGGGTAAGTAAAGCACATCCCCGCACCAGAAAAGGACCTAGATAGCCAGAGATGCTCTATGTAGCCCCTGTTACGACAGCATCTCACAAACCCCCTGCAAAGTAGAGCTGttcagttatccccattttacagggaaggaactgagggacagagtaAATTAAGTACCTTGCCCAAAGGCACACAAGAAGATCCTGGAACTGAATGCAGGTCTCTCAAGGACCAGTGCCCTAAACTGAAAGAGCATCCTTCCTTCTGTTCTGCTCCTAGAAAAGTGGCTGCAGGACCCAAGAAAGAGAAAGGCAGGGACAGAGCATGAAAATTAAGTAGCTGACTAGTCTGGCCTGGGCAGGAACTGTGGCTGATTCTAGATCTTTTAAAGCACTGTGTATATGCTTAACAACAATTATCTAGGTCCTAGGATAAAAAGATTATGGCCAGGAGGGTAAATATTAAAACCTCGGAATCAGTTTTGATTTTAGGGACACCCCATAACTCTTTCCATCTCCCACTGGAGATGGGCTGACCAGACAAATCTCTtctatcccctcccccacccaataataataataataggggaAATAGAGGGTCCCAACAAAGAAGAATAAAGAGGGGATGCAGCTCCCTTAGCTCAAGGGGGAGAGGTACATGCTTTTGAGTAGGAGATCTGAGTACTACTCTTTGTTGCTGTGAAAGCTTCAAACAAACCGTAGGTACAATGCAGCTACTATACCTCCTAAAACCAACTCTGCCAAATGATTTTCTGCAATTTAGTATTGCATCTTTCAAAACAGCCCGGGCCCAAAACATGAGCACAGAGCAGCTGGAAGAATTCAAAACTCAAGTGGCATGCCTTGGATTGAAGGAAGAGGAAACATTCTATTCTCTAGATAAGGTAAAGATCAACATGGGGTTCCTATGAGAGTTATCAAGCCATCTTTAGAGCTTCAGAATCACACTGAAATTGGAATCAAAATTAAATGCTCCAGCCTCCTCCCTGAAAAGaggcttaaaaaaaagaaagaagaagtttAGTAACCCAAAGCAAACCCCAACACGTAACATATTCAAGAGTATGCACTGCACCACGATGATATGATATAATGAATGGGCTAGTGAGCCATCCACTGCCCTTTAATTAATGGAATCAAAACTGCTCAACCATCtgctatagcaggggtgggcaggcaaactttttggcctgagggccacatcaggtttcagaaattgtatggagggccgatTAGGGGAGGTGCTGtcttcccaaacagccaggtgtggcctggccccccaccccctatacaacccccctgcttctcgcccccctgacggctcccccaggacccctgccccatccaatccccccaggacccctgccccatcaacccccaccccccgctctctgtcccccaaccgcccccagaccccccacgcccccccatccaacaccccctctcctgcctgactgcccccccgggacccccaccccatccaaccaccccttctccctgactgcccccggaattCCTGCCCCCATTTCCCGCCCTCTGACCGGCCTGACCCCATCCAcaaccccagcccctgccctctatccaacccccctccctgcccccttaccacgctgcctggagcaccgctGGCTGGCGGCGCAGCTGCTCCGGGACAGGAAGCCACGCACCACGCAGcgcagagcaccgggtcaggccgggctctgcagctgcactgccccaggagcttgcagccccgcctCCCAGAGCATTGCTCCAGCAGCTTCAGGAGCAgaagctgcgggggaggagggaccaggggcaagcctcccgggccaggagctcaggggctgggcagaacgggcccacgggccgtagtttgcccacctctgtactgTAGAACTTATACTGGTAACCCCAGTGGAGACTCTCCTGTAGCTCCGAGTTAGAAGGAGGGTCTAAGCTAGCTGTCCTCATGAAATGTCAAGTGTGCACCATAGGGACAACCATGACGTTCCCTAATGGCCACAAACGTATTCACAGCAAGTATAATATAAACCAGAAAGAATACAGGAGCAAACCGTCTACCCCCATGCCTTGATAGGAATTAAACAGAGAGAACTTTAGCTGCacagaccccttccccaaaagagACATAAACCTCACAGTTATTGTAAAACCAATAGGTACTGACCATGTACTGGGCTGGTGTTAGATCAGAGTCCTTCCCTTCCAAACTGCCTAATCCTTGGCTTCCTTGGGgaagtgccaccagactccacATTCACCAGTCCATTCCTTAAACCTCTCAAGTCTTTTGGAATCCTGTCAGGTTTAAACACCACCATAGTGAAAACTGAGATTGCCAAACCCAGGGCCTCCAAAAACATTGAGCCAGCACGCCATGATCAAGGCCAGACATACTCAGGCCCATTTAATAAATGCTTCTTCCTTCCCTCTGAGCAGCCAGCTCTCCCCAGTAGCTGGCTGGGGCAGCTGCTAGCCCTTAATGAGCTAACAATAGGCAATGCAAACCCACACAAGGAATACTGCATTTTAAcagcttctctctcttctcccagcgAAGGGGTTTCGCCTTTAATATTCACCTCAATTTGCTTGCTTGACAAAAATCTTCGCTGCTGAGCAAGCATATTGTTCATATTCCCGAAGCAGCAATGAGCAAGTCCACAGCCTAGCTGAAGCAATGTAAATCTTTAAATAGAGAGAAACGTTCCTGCGACACAACTTCTTGCCCTAGAGGCTGCTGAAGTTGACACTATTTTAGCCTTTTGGGGATTCTAGTGTGTTAGGCAGGAGGAATTTGAAAATGCACAAGAAATACTGCTAGTTTTGCTGTAAGAAAATCCTGTACTACTAAGAGCACATTTTACACACGCGATACTGACTCTCACTCTTGTTCATCTCTGTAGGATCTGTGTCCTATGGAAGAAGAAAGATGACAAAAAGCACTCAGTTGAACTGGTAGAACCATCACTGGGGTAACACACATTTCCACAGCAACGTTGCTCTCCACACTGGATATCAGCAGTTGTTAATTCTCTTCCACCTGTTTAGCCACTGAAGGATCTCCCCTTGTTGCATCTGACCATGTGGTTTCTTTGGCACAAACTactgacattttcattttctgtgttCTGCACCTTTACATTTCTAAGCACTCTTCACGCATGCAGAGCTCAGCAACCATTTGTTCTCAGCTCTTAGTGCAGACTTTCACAAAGGAGACCCACACACTATGCTCTCTCCTGAAGACTTTACTTTCATTCTTtcttgttgatttaaaaataaagataaatctGACTGACAGTAAATGTTTGCTATCTGAGTATGGCAAAAACAAATACCAGCTTTTTTTTCCCTACAGTAAAGGTCTTGTACTGACATCTGCCCCTTCAAGCAGCACTTACTATGCCCCAAAATAATATACAAATGCACACACCTTTAAATTTTCTATAAAACAACTGTAACATGGCTGAATGATAACAtcaccctttttttcccccccgagTGGCATCATAACACTTAGGGACAAATCCTGAGTTATTGGCTGTTCGCTACCAAGCCAGCAGTGCCATAGTAATGGGCCATGAGAAAGCTGTCATTTTCTTCTGTGATAGAGGCAAAGGAGATGGAAGAGACTTGGGTATGAATCAAAATTGCAGCCCAGATAAAAAGAAAGATTTCCTTTTGTCTTTTCTCTCCTGTCCCCTGTTTGGTTTCCCTGCTGTACAGCTTAGCTCCCCTACATGGGAACTAGGAACAGCAGCAGTGTTAGTTGGCAGTAAGGaactgatccagctcccattagaagtcaagggaaagattccattttacttcagtgagagttggaacAGGCCCTAAAATCCCTGTCTCTCAGGTATCAGCTAAGAGGtaagctggggaagggcacagctGACTTAAAAGATTCCCGCCCTGCTTCAGTACGAGGTGTCACAATACTCCTACCCACTCACTCACTATATCCAAAAGCAGCGTTCATGGTCTCTGGCCATGTTGCCAGGAAAGCCAAAAACAATCCAGCACACTGTGCTCTTAAATCTGCCATCAATGCACAAAGGGGTGCACCCCCTGACCTTATCTAGCACCATCACAGGACTGCCCCAGAGATTCATGAATTCACAGGAATGAGCCAGATCTGAGAACGTCACTACACGATATCTGGTGCAACGCCATCAACTGTGATCACTCTGGCTGGTGCAACAGTCCTCAGTAGACTGTGTGTGACTGACTGATTGATGAACTGAGCGATGGATGCAGAGGAAACCTTTCAACTTGTTCTGAAATTTTACAAACTATAGCTTCAAAACTAAATGTTGATAttgttttagggcctgatctcgCAGTCTCCCATGCATAGAggtttcattaacttcagtggaacctTCTCACGCAAAAGGCCAGGAGGATCAGAGTACATTAAAGATGAAAGGCACCCTGCAGGGTGGGGAACACACAGTGaggagaaaatgaaaatattccgTAGGACACATGCTCCAGGGCTCTGATGAGAATTCACACCTCACCCTTTTGAAGACAATGACACAGTACTGGAGTTCCATTTGGACTATGCCCATCACAGCCTGCACACACATGAGCTACCCTTGCTGGGGGAGTCACACTGTCTAACCACAATGTAACCAACACCCCGCACAGTTCCTTAGGGAATCATTACCAAGGCACAGTCAAGATTGCTTGTGTGACTTTAACTGtgaattttcctttcttttaaatttttgCAGTATTATAACCTTATTATTTCATCTCTTTTTAATGTTTGGGGATCATTATAAGGTTTGAAAGCCTGGAGTCAGTGATAGGAACTTTCAACAGAAAAATGCAGTATGACATGGagttttgtttcatctgcaaacaTGAAAAAGCTCAGAGCTGCCTATTTCACGCCACATTAAAGTGCAGAATTCAATGCAAaagatacttttttaaaatcatggaAATTTCGCAGAAAAACGCCTCATTACTTAATCAAATACAATGTGGCACGAGTTTATTACATGTATATTTGTACAGTAGATTTACTCCCCCGAAAGTGGCAGGCTGATTTTTATAGAGATGAGGGTGAATAAAATAGATTCCTGTGCCCAGATGAGCAACTTCAGCCAGTGCATTTTATTCCACCTCCCTTCATGTGAAGCCCTGGCACTATGTTGGTCTACATTGCTGTTGTTCTCAGCTTAGCACATCTCCTCACTGCTCAACCTTTGGATTTTAAACTACTTCCACAAATACCCGATAACACCACAGCATTAAAGGTAGGAAAAGCCCTAGGTAGGGTCATGCTTCTTCTGGCAGTTACACCCCAGTTCCAAGCAAAGGCTGGACAACAACTGTATGGAGAAGACAGTTCACTAATGTCTTCATATCTGTTGTACAGAGTGCACAGCACCCAGAATTTACATCACAAAAATCTCTCAAATATAAAACCCTAGATAAAATACTAAGGCACCAGGCAAGACATCAGGAGACTGGTGCCTATGACTATTCCTGCCTCTTctacagacttgctgtgtgactttcgGTAAATGTCAGtccctgtgtgcctcagtttcccagtgaATATTTCCCTACCACACAGAGAACTGAGAATTCAATACTTTGTCACCAGAAATTTCACAAACCCCACAACTTCTAACCAGGACTTCATTACGGATAGCAGAGTTCTCTTTTGCTTTGAAGGTTTCACCTTGCCCTACATCCAGGTAGCGACTCAGCAATGGGAAGAAAGGGGAGCAGCAGGATGGGAAATCAGTGTCAAATAGCCAATAGACTTCCAGTTGCAAAAATGGTTGTTGCAGAGCTTTGATTTCATTACACATTCCTTCCAATACGCACAGCCAGAGATGCATCCTGTGTTTATATTGCATCGCTGCCCCACTCATCACCAGAGCCACTACAGACTGACCCCCTGGATTTCACAGAAGGGATAAAATGGAGGATGAGCCATTATAGAATCTCTCCATTAATAAGGTTTTTAATTTCTACATACTGTATCTTTGAACTGGTTGGGCTGGTAAAATCCAATGGCCTCatcctgcagtgtgtgtgtgtttcactcccactgaaatccatgagcAGTGTGAGGAAGGACTGCAGGATCCGGAAGGTTACAGATTAAAAGAACCCTGCAGGAATGGAATATGCAAGGGGTAGAAAATGCAAACCAGGTGCTGAGTCACTGCCCTTTGGAGGAAATCCCAATCAGCCACATGTGAGGACAATGACACAGAACTGCAGTTCCAGCCCTGCCAGGGTTCAACCTATCTCAGCCTGTGTGCACGTAATTGGGCCCACTCACTTTTGCAACGTATGATATCAAAGTCCTTTTTGCAGTGGAACCAAAGACCCTCACAGATATCTTTCAGAGAACCACCTTAAAGTAGCATGTCACATGCATTAGCTCAAAGCCAGTGTTTAGGCCAAATTAAAGCTCAGACTGCAGTGCAAATGATGCAGCTTTTATCTGGGAGATTTCCTGGAAAGGCACATCATTGCTTCATCTCCACACAAATGCTACACAGGCTGTCTCGGAGACATGCACCTAGCAGATTCGCCCTGACACAACTGGACAGTTGAACAGTTGCATAGAAATCTCTATACACAGATTCCTAAACTGAGACGTTTCAGTCAGAGGGATTACTCCCACACTCTCTCATCTCCCTTGAAGAGACGCCATGGCACTAGCCTGCATTGTTACGTTTCTCAGCTTGGCACATATCCTCAGTGCTATGCGCCTGCACTGTGAACTCCTGCTTCCACAAATCCCAGACAACACTACAGCATCCAAGGTAAGAAAAGCCTTGCAGAGGGTCTTGCTTCTTCTGGTGATTACACTCCAATTCCATGCAATGACCAGGCAGGAACTGGGCAGTGGGGACCATCCACTAAGATATTTGGGTCTTATGTTACAGGGTGAAGCACCCAAAGTTTACATCACAATATAATACTCTCTCAAATATAAAACCCAAGATAAAAAGGTTAAAGTACAGGATTAGGAATCAGGAAACCTGGATTCTCTTTTTGTCTCTGCAGCAAACTATCTATGCATCTtctatgcctcggtttccccattcGTAAAACGTGGACAATACTTCCCTATGTAGCAAACACTGATTTCAAGTACATTTGTCACCAAAATATCCCACGACTGTAAGCACTTAAGTACTATATTATGTCACAATATAAACAGTGAATATTAGCTggtaaatttatttgagcataagttttcgtgaccATAACcctaagctgtagctcacgaaagcttatgctcaaataaattggttagtctctaaggtgccacacgtcctccttttctttttgcaaatacagactaacgcagctgctactctgaaacctgtcattagccGGTAGTAGAACTGATGGAAAATGGGAAAGAATCCATATATGTTTTgacatattcataaatattttcaGTCCCATTGGATTTTGTAATAGCCCCGTTCTCTTTTCCCCCCCACCAAATTCCCCTGGGATTATATTTCAAAATCAGAATTTCAAACTCGAAAAGTTtccaaaataaattaaagttttaatgcaaaacaaatccCACAATGTGACTTCACTGACCATTTAAAAGTGACACAAggatgaaagggggaaaaaaaaaacccgaaaAGCTACCTTAGAAAAACCAACACACTCAATATTTTTATCCACCTTAAAGAATGCTGTTTCTCTCTTTTGGCTACTCTTGCTAGTTTTAATGAGAGAACTTGCCGGGGCAAAACGCAGTACTACAGCAGAATATGAGAGCAAGACTTGTCACTGtaaagacaagtttcagagtaggagcagtgttagtctgtattcgcaaaaagaaaaggagtacttgtgaactgttgctcaggaaagcttatgtaAAGACAAGTCATTCATTTTCCCTCTTGGAACTCCATAAGAGTCCCTTATTctattctccttcccccacctccccctttaTCTTCACAGCTGCTGGGGAAATGGTTCTACATAGCTGGTGCCTCTCAGTTCCCCTTTCACCTGCTGGAAATGGTGCTGATAGATAACGGTTATCTTGATGTGAACCCTACTGAGCAGGAGCAGGAGTTACTCATCAACCAGCATGTCACAGTGTAAGACTGTTCATTCTTCAATGcctccttttcttccctttgtCCATCTGCTCACCTATCTTATTTGTTTATACCATAAATTAGCATCACCTGAACAAAGAGGGAACAAGGGAACGTTTGTTAAAAGTTTCTCTATGTAATTTTTTCCTAGTGATCTGtatgtctctctctcctccctcactAGTTCACGTCTGACTAAGCCTCCTACTAACAGCACTACAAAAGTTTAATTTATCCTGCCatcttattattattttggggaagttctatggcctgtgttacacagcaagtcaaactagatgatcacaatggtcccttatagccttggaatctattggtttcgtatttgttttttttttctttcggTTGGTTTTTCTGACCTCTTTCATGGTCCTTGCAGTCAGGTTAGATTCTTTCTTGTTCTCCTAATCAATCTCTGGCTAGGTACCCTGCATCCATATTAATGTACTAGACTGTCCCCTGCAACACAAAGACTGCCTGCTTATGCTGTATCTGCCAGACCATGGATGTTCATGCACGGTAAAAACAGCATTGGGCTGTACCATGAGCCAGGCATTGCAGACCCATCTCTGCCTCGCTCTGTCCCTGGCCTCCGTAGATTGAATCCCTCCTATCCAAGCAACAGGTTCTATCATGGTCCTGGCAGGACCTCTTCATGTTTGCCCAGCCCTCCTCAGTTGCTTGTGCTCACTCTGACCTGTGGATAGATAGAGGCCATCAGTCTGGCACTAAACTCTCTTCCCCTCAGTCTTGCATATGTGAAACAGGTGGAAGAAGCTGGGCATATCCTGAGTGCCCTGCAGTATAAATACTTTGTATAAGTGTACCAATGTACCACACAATACACCAGTGTGTGTGTAATACACACAGACACTAGGCACTATATGAAGGCATGTAGCTCCCATCAGTTTATATAAATACCTTCCtggggaaaaagaacaggaggacttgtggcaccttagagactaaccaatttatttgagcataagctttcgtgggctacagctcacttcatcggatgcattttcctGTGGAGAAAATACTGGGCACTAAAGGAATCTTTAATCTACCAGAGAAGGGCATAACAAGCATCAGTGGCTGGCCatcaaagccaggaaattcaaattAGTGATAagctccccccccctttttctttttaaacaaagtgggggtgattaaccactggaacaagcactaagggaagtggtggactccTCATATCTTGATGTCTTCATGTCAAGACTGGACACCTATCTAAAATATATACTTTtgtcaaacaagttattgggctcaatgcaggggtaaactgggtgaaattctatgactTGTCTTATACAGGAGGTAAGGCTAGAAGCTAGATGATCTaataatggtgccttctgaccttaaaaatcactctctctctctctctctcaactctaATGGTAGAATTTGCCTCCAAGTGTCTCAAGACAGTAGAATCTTTACCCTCACCTCTGTAGTTATAGCATGTTCACCCCCCCCCTCTCTTTTTAGCAGGGACAAATGTTTCTCAAGCAACTCAACTTACCTTGAAGTCTCTATCAATAATGCCACACTGATCAAGTATG
The DNA window shown above is from Lepidochelys kempii isolate rLepKem1 chromosome 16, rLepKem1.hap2, whole genome shotgun sequence and carries:
- the LOC140899218 gene encoding alpha-1-acid glycoprotein 1-like, with translation MALTCIAIILGLAHLLTAKPLDCEPLVPETLDNATMTKLLGKWFYIVGASQHPRTLKEMELIKNAYYFIYPSSHQDNFPVTQVMKLKDKCVVDNSSYISVIWDNFTMILHGPNETGIAQLIKSRSEDTMTLYHIDGTHKGLSISARAQNMSTEQLEEFKTQVACLGLKEEETFYSLDKDLCPMEEER